The window GTGTCACAGCACGCGGGCGTTCCTTCGACCGCTACGCCCTGAGGGCCGGGCTTTCACATCACTGGTTACTATTTGTAGTCACTTATAGGTTACTGCTCACAGTCACTATGACTGTAACCAGTAATTAAGTAACTGCACGCAGTAATAGGTACTATGGCAGAAGCCAGCCAACGAGCGGGTATGGTAGACGACCAGTACCGTGGACTCCTCACCGAGCGTGAGCGTGAAATCATCAAGGGGGAGGCAGACGTTTCCGACAACTACCGCTACCGAGTGGTGAGTCGCGTCCGAACCAAGATCGAGAACGTGGGTGAGGACGTGGAAATACTGGCGGAGAACCGCGACGATCTGCTCGAAGAGCTTCGAGATAAAGTCTGCGAGGGAGACGAGTGACGTCGAAGGGTTACGTGATAGACACTGCTATCGTTTTTGGAAGAAACATCATTCAAAGTCCAGAATATCTGTCGTGTTGAATAGCGGTGCTGGCTGGGATGGTTGAATTTTTGATTCGCTTGTCAGGGGCTGATGCCGGCGGTCTCAAAATCGGTGCCGCTTCACCGTGTCTCAGAGGATGCCATTCAACACAGCACAACCTTCTGCAATCCACCCGGGTGGAATGATGAGGCGAATGGCTGCGGGCGTCCGGGTGAATTCGGACGGCAGGTCAGGTGTCGTATCGGATTTCGCTGAGATGGTCCCAGAGTTCGACGCAGCCGGAGTCGTACTTGACGTTCCGGAGGTAGCCCGGACGACCGCCTTCGTCACGTGCGTCCTCGGAGGCCATCGCTCGGGGTGGGTTGCGGAAGAGGAGGTCGCCGATGAGGACGAGCGCGAACACGGAACTCACGCCGATCGCGAGGTTCTGCATTGCGGGAACGACACCGGCAAGACCGATTCCGACGGCGAACACGCCGGCGATGCCGAGGAGCATGTAGTCCGGACGGGAGACTCGTTCCTGGAGCGTCCGGTAGCCCTCTCGGCTTGCGGCGGGTTCGTGGGGTGGTTCGCCGTCGGTCATCGTGCGTGGCAGTGATAGCGTTTCTCTAAAAAACCTGGTGGTAGGGGTCAGACGAGGCTAGTGCCGTCGAACTCCCGCTGATCGTAGTCCATCTCCATCAAGTCGAGAATCGTGGGCGTGATGTCGTAGAGGTTCGTGTCCGCGATGCTGGCCGCTGGGTCATCGACGAAGAGCGTGGCGTCGTCGAACGAATGCATCCCGTTCCGCGGGCCGTGCTCGAACACGTCGTGGTCGTCACTGAACCCCGCCTTCAGGTCGAAGCCCTCACGGGGGATCGCGACGAGATCGGGCGCGATGTCATCGTGTGGGCCCGCGAACGCGTCCGCCTTCGTGACCACGCGCTCGATCACTGGGTCGCCGTCCGGGCCCGTGAGCGATTCGAGCTTCGCCGCGAGGTCGTTTCGAACGTCGTCGTAGTCCGCCTGGGGAACGCTCCCACGTGGCTCGCGGCCGTCGAGGTTGAGGTAGAACCGCCCCGGAATGAACGAATACGCCTTCGTCTCGCTACTGATGTCGTCAAGATTCTCCGGGTCGCTCGTTCGGAAGTCGAGCCAGCCCTCGGCGTGAAGCCACGTGTTCAGGTAGACCTCGTACGCCTCGGTCTGGAAGCCGTGATCCGAGGCGACGATAAGCGTCACATCATCCGGAAGCTGGTCGCGGAGCCGGCCGATGTACTCATCTACTTTCTCGTAGAAATCGAGAAACTCCTCCTTGTACTCGCCGTCCTGGGCGTAGTCGCCGTAGAGGAAGTGGTTCACGCGATCCGTGGTCATGAACACCCCGAAGAAGAGGTCCCAGTCGTCCGCCGCGATATAATGAGAGAACGCCTCGTAGCGCGCGTCCAGCGTCTCGTGGGCGTTCTCGATGAACGCGGACTTGTCGTCTTGGTGGCCGAGTTTCGCGTTCGCGTCGATCCGGTAGTCGATGGACTCCAGGTACTCTGCGACCTCCTGGTCCG is drawn from Salarchaeum sp. JOR-1 and contains these coding sequences:
- a CDS encoding alkaline phosphatase family protein, yielding MGLFDKLRGDTDKPRVAFLGIDGVPDSLIQDNPDVFPNLHALSEDGASGEIESIVPPESSACWPALTTGVNPGETGVYGFQDRENGSYETYVPMGRDVQATRVWDRVTDAGRDATVVNVPVTFPPQGNLQRMVSGFLSPGIEKASSDQEVAEYLESIDYRIDANAKLGHQDDKSAFIENAHETLDARYEAFSHYIAADDWDLFFGVFMTTDRVNHFLYGDYAQDGEYKEEFLDFYEKVDEYIGRLRDQLPDDVTLIVASDHGFQTEAYEVYLNTWLHAEGWLDFRTSDPENLDDISSETKAYSFIPGRFYLNLDGREPRGSVPQADYDDVRNDLAAKLESLTGPDGDPVIERVVTKADAFAGPHDDIAPDLVAIPREGFDLKAGFSDDHDVFEHGPRNGMHSFDDATLFVDDPAASIADTNLYDITPTILDLMEMDYDQREFDGTSLV